A genomic window from Clostridium aceticum includes:
- the dapA gene encoding 4-hydroxy-tetrahydrodipicolinate synthase encodes MLKIEDLKGVMPPIVTPVDAQENVDEQGLKNVIDYVLDGGVHGVFVLGSNGEFYALDFENQKKAVEITVNHVNGRVPVFAGASAITTKECIKLAQMAEEAGADALTVLTPMFIKPNEKELYNHFEAIAKSTKLPVLLYNNPDKTTNNISVSLLEKLAKIDNIVGIKNTSFDFAQTIEYIRVTKDIPNFKVLSGSDYLIYGTLAYGGAGCVAGTANVAPKLVVEIYDKYMAGDYEGAMEAQYKLIPLRNAYSYGSFPVVMKDCMNLIGVKVGDPVKPIEHCTEEKLEELKKILRDLDLIK; translated from the coding sequence ATGCTAAAAATAGAAGATTTAAAAGGAGTTATGCCCCCCATTGTTACACCAGTTGATGCACAAGAAAATGTTGATGAACAAGGGCTTAAAAATGTTATAGATTATGTTTTAGATGGAGGTGTGCACGGGGTTTTCGTGCTTGGAAGCAACGGTGAGTTCTATGCTTTGGATTTTGAAAATCAGAAAAAAGCTGTAGAAATCACAGTAAACCATGTGAATGGAAGGGTTCCAGTGTTTGCAGGAGCAAGTGCTATTACAACAAAAGAGTGTATAAAACTGGCTCAGATGGCAGAAGAGGCAGGGGCAGATGCACTAACGGTGTTGACACCAATGTTTATTAAGCCTAACGAGAAAGAATTATATAATCATTTTGAAGCAATTGCAAAGTCTACAAAACTTCCTGTCCTTCTATATAATAATCCAGATAAGACAACAAACAACATCTCGGTTTCATTATTAGAAAAACTAGCAAAAATTGATAATATTGTAGGGATTAAAAATACTTCTTTTGACTTTGCTCAGACAATTGAATATATACGAGTTACAAAGGATATCCCAAACTTTAAAGTTCTTAGTGGTTCTGATTATCTTATTTATGGTACCCTAGCGTATGGTGGAGCAGGTTGTGTTGCAGGGACAGCAAACGTAGCTCCGAAGCTGGTGGTGGAGATCTACGACAAGTATATGGCAGGCGATTATGAAGGAGCTATGGAGGCACAATATAAGTTAATTCCATTGAGAAATGCTTATAGCTACGGAAGCTTCCCTGTTGTAATGAAGGATTGCATGAACTTAATCGGTGTAAAGGTAGGGGACCCAGTAAAGCCAATTGAACATTGTACAGAAGAAAAATTAGAGGAACTGAAAAAAATTCTTAGAGATTTAGATTTGATAAAGTAG
- the gudD gene encoding glucarate dehydratase: MGNTPKVVEMQVIPVAGRDSMLLNLSGAHAPYFTRNIVIMTDSSGNTGIGEVPGGEKIRQTLEDTKEYILGQSIGNYKNIMNVVRKVFSDRDAEGRGLQTFDLRTTIHVVTAIEAALLDLLGKHLEVPVAALLGDGQQRDAVKVLGYLFYIANPDKTDLPYYRNPNAENQWYKIRHEEAMTPEAIVSLAEASQELYGFKDFKLKGGVLEGSEEIKAIKALKKRFPEARITLDPNGGWLLKDAIELCKDMHGILSYCEDPCGAEDGFSGREVLAEFRKATGLPTATNMIATDWRQMQHSVALQSVDIPLADPHFWTMSGSVRVGQMCNEFGLTWGSHSNNHFDISLAMFTHVAAAVPGKVTAIDTHWIWQEGTERLTKEPMLIRDGHIQIPNKPGLGIEIDMEQVKEANELYLKEGLGARDDAIAMQYLIPGWKFDNKKPCLVR; this comes from the coding sequence ATGGGAAACACACCTAAAGTAGTGGAAATGCAGGTTATTCCAGTAGCAGGTAGAGACAGCATGTTATTAAACCTAAGTGGTGCCCATGCACCGTACTTTACTAGAAATATCGTCATTATGACGGATAGCAGCGGCAATACTGGAATTGGAGAAGTTCCAGGTGGAGAAAAAATCCGTCAAACCTTAGAGGATACTAAAGAATATATTCTTGGGCAATCTATCGGAAATTATAAAAACATCATGAATGTAGTTCGTAAAGTCTTTAGTGATCGAGACGCTGAAGGTCGTGGTCTGCAAACCTTTGACCTTAGAACAACCATTCATGTAGTAACGGCTATTGAAGCTGCACTATTAGATCTACTTGGTAAACACTTAGAAGTTCCTGTAGCAGCTTTATTAGGGGATGGGCAACAAAGAGATGCAGTAAAAGTATTAGGATATTTATTCTATATTGCTAATCCAGATAAGACAGATCTTCCTTACTATAGGAATCCAAATGCTGAAAATCAGTGGTACAAGATTCGTCATGAAGAGGCTATGACACCAGAGGCTATCGTAAGTTTAGCAGAAGCATCCCAAGAGCTGTACGGATTTAAAGATTTTAAACTTAAAGGTGGAGTATTAGAGGGTTCTGAAGAAATAAAGGCAATCAAAGCTTTAAAGAAGAGATTTCCTGAGGCAAGAATTACTTTAGATCCTAATGGAGGATGGTTGTTGAAGGATGCCATTGAGCTATGTAAGGATATGCATGGAATTTTGAGTTATTGTGAAGATCCATGTGGTGCAGAGGATGGTTTTTCAGGTCGTGAGGTATTAGCAGAGTTTAGAAAAGCTACTGGCCTTCCCACAGCAACCAATATGATCGCAACAGACTGGAGACAAATGCAACATTCAGTAGCATTACAATCTGTAGATATTCCATTGGCAGACCCCCATTTTTGGACTATGTCGGGGTCAGTTAGAGTAGGGCAAATGTGTAATGAATTTGGATTAACTTGGGGTTCCCACTCAAATAATCATTTTGATATATCGTTAGCTATGTTTACCCATGTAGCAGCAGCTGTACCTGGTAAGGTTACTGCAATAGACACCCACTGGATATGGCAGGAGGGAACTGAAAGACTAACAAAAGAACCTATGCTGATTAGAGATGGACATATTCAAATACCAAACAAACCAGGATTAGGTATTGAAATTGATATGGAACAGGTAAAAGAAGCAAATGAATTATATTTAAAAGAAGGCCTGGGTGCTAGGGATGATGCAATAGCTATGCAATATTTAATTCCAGGTTGGAAATTTGATAACAAAAAACCTTGTTTAGTACGGTAA
- a CDS encoding tripartite tricarboxylate transporter substrate binding protein, which yields MKKKLMLLLAFVVLVGSLAACAPKETPAPAPNGGTDTSGDGYQWPVRTIEVIVPASAGGDTDFNARTMAKYFEKATGVTMVITNMTGGGGTIASSHVKEARNDGSIMFFGHTGQLLVNQVSGLADYGIDEFEIVSIPAVDKSTVFVVSGKSGITSVAELAEASKTKPIVYGSELGGYTHLQGLIFGDLTGTNLNVVDVGPAAEKITNLLGGRIDLMSIAYGAVQDYVTTGDMVVIGQVSETRNELLGDIPTITEQGYDFAMDKPYIAAYPKGTDAALVAEVAKVMEEIGKDPNYAKELEDTYKQPVTYFNSKDAVELLSKLLEDYMKYADLLQ from the coding sequence ATGAAGAAAAAATTAATGTTATTATTGGCATTTGTTGTATTGGTAGGATCTTTAGCAGCATGTGCACCAAAGGAAACACCTGCCCCAGCTCCAAATGGAGGAACAGATACATCAGGTGATGGATATCAATGGCCAGTTAGAACAATAGAAGTAATCGTACCTGCTAGTGCTGGAGGAGATACAGACTTTAATGCTCGTACTATGGCGAAATATTTTGAAAAAGCTACAGGTGTAACAATGGTAATCACCAATATGACTGGTGGTGGAGGAACAATAGCATCATCTCATGTTAAAGAAGCAAGAAATGATGGAAGCATTATGTTCTTCGGACACACAGGACAATTGCTTGTGAATCAGGTATCTGGTCTTGCAGATTATGGTATAGACGAATTCGAAATCGTTTCAATCCCAGCTGTTGATAAGAGCACAGTTTTCGTTGTAAGTGGTAAGTCAGGTATCACTTCAGTTGCTGAACTTGCTGAAGCATCAAAGACAAAGCCAATCGTTTATGGCTCAGAGCTAGGTGGATACACACACCTTCAAGGACTTATCTTCGGAGATTTAACTGGAACAAATCTAAATGTTGTTGACGTTGGACCTGCTGCTGAGAAGATCACAAACCTTTTAGGCGGAAGAATAGACCTTATGTCAATTGCCTATGGAGCAGTACAAGATTATGTGACAACTGGAGATATGGTCGTGATCGGACAAGTAAGTGAAACACGTAATGAGTTACTAGGAGATATCCCTACAATTACAGAGCAAGGATATGACTTTGCAATGGATAAACCTTATATTGCAGCTTATCCTAAAGGAACAGATGCTGCGTTAGTTGCTGAAGTAGCTAAGGTTATGGAGGAAATAGGAAAAGATCCTAACTATGCCAAAGAACTTGAAGACACTTATAAGCAACCTGTGACTTACTTCAATAGCAAAGATGCAGTTGAACTTTTAAGTAAGCTTCTTGAAGATTATATGAAATACGCTGACTTATTACAATAA
- a CDS encoding CdaR family transcriptional regulator — protein sequence MSILEPALAQKLIDKTARLFEYNINVMNDKGIIIASKDASRVGDFHEVAYNMLSGTLVSGVVKENQKFLGTKPGVNLFIDYKSKHVGVICVTGNPDTVQVFAEMIKTFMEAMLEYELQVEGERRRKDKTEQFLHYLLSEENIDVAVASTMANDLGITKDLLRTCVIIKYNADYSAKKIVQALTGIEDYSHQDIITVARNGEIIVFKSINLKFPEAIKEYKDTIEEYISKFIKKLPDEYDENEFSFFVGSLQNKINQYRGSYLHAQSLALQAKESDGIYFFNDHVLSYYRNLVTIKTYDNIFNVYDILFNEEDKKLITQAVEVLSRNNYNVVNSAKELYIHRNTLLFRLNKIKDVLNIDPIGNAADREFLNELAYYFSRK from the coding sequence ATGTCAATTTTAGAACCCGCATTAGCACAAAAACTTATTGATAAGACAGCAAGACTTTTTGAATATAACATCAATGTAATGAATGATAAGGGGATTATTATTGCCAGCAAAGATGCCTCTAGAGTGGGAGATTTCCATGAAGTTGCCTACAACATGTTAAGCGGCACCCTTGTTTCCGGCGTTGTAAAAGAAAATCAGAAATTTTTAGGGACAAAACCTGGCGTTAATTTGTTTATTGACTATAAAAGTAAGCATGTAGGCGTAATCTGTGTAACAGGTAATCCTGATACGGTACAAGTTTTTGCCGAAATGATAAAAACATTTATGGAGGCAATGTTGGAGTATGAGTTGCAGGTTGAAGGAGAACGCCGCCGAAAAGATAAGACAGAACAGTTTTTGCACTATTTGTTATCTGAAGAAAATATTGATGTAGCTGTGGCCAGTACTATGGCAAATGATTTAGGAATTACAAAGGATTTGTTAAGGACTTGTGTGATTATAAAGTACAATGCTGATTATAGTGCTAAAAAAATTGTACAAGCTTTAACAGGTATAGAGGATTATTCACATCAAGATATTATCACAGTAGCCAGAAATGGTGAAATTATTGTGTTTAAGTCTATTAATCTTAAGTTTCCAGAGGCTATTAAAGAATACAAAGATACTATAGAAGAATATATCAGTAAATTTATTAAAAAACTCCCAGATGAGTATGATGAAAATGAATTTAGCTTTTTTGTAGGTTCTCTACAGAATAAAATTAACCAGTATAGGGGATCTTATCTTCACGCTCAAAGTTTGGCATTGCAAGCAAAAGAAAGTGATGGTATTTACTTTTTTAATGACCATGTATTAAGTTATTACAGAAACCTTGTTACGATAAAGACTTATGATAATATTTTCAATGTATATGATATATTGTTTAATGAAGAAGATAAGAAGCTAATTACTCAAGCAGTTGAAGTATTAAGTAGGAACAACTATAATGTAGTAAACAGTGCAAAAGAACTATACATTCATAGAAATACACTGCTCTTTAGGCTAAATAAGATTAAAGATGTGCTAAACATTGACCCTATTGGGAATGCAGCAGATA
- the garD gene encoding galactarate dehydratase: MGNEKNQKPLLIKVHPIDNVEIVVNEEGIAAGTIIADDLTATEDIPQSHKIALIDFKAGDEIVRYGEVIGYAKEDILKGSWIDEHKVKLPQAPVLEELPVATKVPAPMLPLEGYTFLGYRNPNGSVGTKNMLGITTSVQCVEGVLNIAVNKIKKELLPNYPNVDGVVPINHAYGCGVAIHAPEAIIPIRTLRNLAMHPNFGGELLVVGLGCEKLLPDKLFPDIKEENVITLQEEMGFEAMIERILEKAKEGLERLNQRSREVCPASELVIGLQCGGSDAFSGVTSNPAVGYAADLLVRAGASVIFSEVSEVRDGVHLLTPRAINEEVGQKLKDEMAWYDNYLDAGCVDRDANPSPGNKEGGLANIVEKSLGSIAKSGSSAIVDVLSPGEKVEKKGLIYAATPASDFVCGTCQLASGITLQVFTSGRGTTYGLAMAPVIKVSSRTVLANKWKDLIDVDAGKIATGEATIEDVGQEIFELILEIASGKKKAWADYWGIENALCLFNPAPVT; this comes from the coding sequence ATGGGAAATGAAAAGAATCAAAAACCATTACTAATTAAGGTTCATCCCATAGATAATGTAGAAATTGTGGTGAATGAAGAGGGGATAGCAGCAGGTACGATTATTGCTGATGACCTTACGGCTACTGAAGACATTCCACAGAGTCATAAAATAGCTTTAATAGACTTTAAAGCAGGAGATGAAATCGTTAGATATGGTGAAGTGATAGGTTATGCAAAGGAGGACATTCTCAAGGGAAGCTGGATTGATGAACATAAGGTAAAGCTACCTCAAGCACCAGTATTAGAAGAACTTCCAGTAGCTACTAAGGTACCAGCTCCAATGCTGCCATTAGAGGGATATACTTTTTTAGGGTATCGTAATCCCAATGGAAGTGTAGGGACAAAAAACATGTTAGGAATAACAACAAGTGTACAGTGCGTTGAAGGTGTACTAAATATTGCAGTAAACAAAATTAAAAAAGAGTTACTGCCTAATTATCCAAATGTCGATGGTGTTGTACCCATCAATCATGCTTATGGATGTGGCGTAGCTATTCATGCACCGGAGGCAATAATACCTATCAGAACTTTAAGAAACCTTGCTATGCATCCTAATTTTGGTGGAGAGCTATTGGTAGTGGGACTTGGCTGTGAAAAACTTCTTCCAGATAAATTATTTCCCGATATTAAGGAAGAAAATGTGATCACCCTCCAAGAAGAGATGGGTTTTGAAGCTATGATTGAAAGAATCCTTGAAAAAGCCAAAGAAGGATTAGAACGTTTAAATCAAAGAAGTAGAGAAGTATGTCCTGCTTCAGAGCTTGTAATAGGTCTACAGTGCGGGGGGAGTGACGCATTCTCAGGTGTTACATCAAACCCAGCGGTTGGGTATGCAGCAGATTTACTGGTAAGAGCAGGAGCTAGCGTTATTTTTTCAGAGGTTTCAGAAGTCAGAGACGGGGTACATCTTTTAACTCCGAGGGCTATTAATGAAGAGGTGGGGCAAAAGTTAAAGGATGAGATGGCCTGGTATGATAATTATTTAGACGCAGGATGTGTGGATAGGGATGCAAACCCATCCCCAGGCAACAAAGAGGGTGGATTAGCCAATATTGTAGAAAAGTCTTTGGGATCTATTGCAAAGTCAGGAAGTAGTGCTATTGTAGATGTTTTATCTCCTGGTGAAAAAGTAGAGAAAAAAGGGTTAATCTATGCAGCTACTCCTGCAAGTGATTTTGTATGTGGAACCTGTCAATTGGCTTCAGGAATTACTTTGCAAGTGTTTACTTCAGGCAGAGGAACTACTTATGGCTTAGCCATGGCACCAGTAATTAAGGTTTCAAGTCGCACAGTGTTAGCAAACAAATGGAAGGATCTAATAGATGTAGATGCAGGAAAAATCGCCACAGGAGAAGCAACGATAGAAGATGTTGGTCAAGAAATTTTTGAACTGATCCTTGAAATTGCCAGCGGTAAGAAAAAGGCTTGGGCAGATTATTGGGGTATTGAAAATGCTTTATGCTTATTTAATCCGGCACCAGTGACCTAA